From a single Strix uralensis isolate ZFMK-TIS-50842 chromosome 27, bStrUra1, whole genome shotgun sequence genomic region:
- the ARHGAP45 gene encoding rho GTPase-activating protein 45 isoform X3 — MFSRKKRELIKTPSISKKSRAGSPVPQTLPDLSRKDCLEAPGASLGELPPTSSKLSTSPSAVGTLKRPTSLSRHASAAGFPLTAAGPRAVPKGHKTPMAYSPMEGGEGPFIDTEDISQLLTDVARFADALENLRDVVLRDDPKEPQRPLAHECLGETLRILRQVINKYPLLNTLETLTAAGTLISKVKGFHYESNNETDKREFEKAVETIAVSFSSTVSEFLMGEVDSSTILSIPPSDQNQTMESLYGGIPGPGGDGVPSGVESYDTGRPPAEEVDVMLQRCEGGVDAALQYAKNISKYMKDLIGYLEKRTTLEMEFAKGLQKMANSCKQTISQETNMPFLSIYLLALEQDMEHGTSVLQAANTLQHQTFLQPLTVRRLEHEKRRKEIKEQWHRAQRKLQEAEVNLRKAKQIYMQRSEEHDKAKYMAVKAEEEQQNTASSITTKALDKKRRLEEEAKNKAEEAMATYRTCVADANTQKQELEDTKVNSLRQIHEVIKQSDQVMKLATISFYQIMHMQTAPLPVNFQTLCESSKLYDPGQQYASHVKQLQRGDEPDIQYDFEPYVSHNAWSPFTRTRKGSFNANDFSTSGGSDGAALPKDGPAAEGGAGAKEQSGAAAAERRGGRGHQVHKSWPTSISEADGSLDSNAGEFSHKLQRLSSNGTMSSSEELEEKDEATTPFEQSINGITPEMTAPTGPFRNVGLSKAAQTHRLRKLRTPSKCRECNSYVYFQGAECEECYLACHKKCLETLAIQCGHKKLQGKLQLFGQDFTKASQSSSDGIPFIIKKCISEIEKRALKTKGIYRVNGVKTRVEKLCQAFENGKELVELSQASPHDISNVLKLYLRQLPEPIMPFRLYNELMGLAKESLQGSEAKGKSGKGGPELVDKGADTDKVVVNLVLKLKELLKELPWENMATLQYLLQHLRRIVEVEQDNKMTSSNLGIVFGPTLMRPRPTDATISLSSLVDYPHQARIIEALIIFYSTIFENKEPTVPGADPKHTTESKEEAASCSDLANAGSQPAAPPGSVPYLELPSEKGSLNYSADSFAESGDRSIDSDSELEDSGELLAAADGAPRTQLMKQGSETSTEEAQFCDDGSEGRRSRSCSVGQSDAEGTAPRCCSPPGEEQSDAEEYPESRLPTAGTDYNTNQSNNASGPVAAPCLAARSRGGRE, encoded by the exons ATGTTCTCCCGGAAGAAGCGGGAGCTGATAAAAACCCCCTCCATCTCCAAGAAGAGCCGGGCGGGAAGCCCCGTCCCGCAGACCCTGCCG GATCTGTCCCGCAAGGATTGTCTGGAGGCGCCCGGCGCCAGCCTGGGGGAGCTGCCCCCCACCAGCTCCAagctcagcaccagccccagcGCCGTGGGCACCCTCAAGCGCCCCACCAGCCTCAGCCGCCATGCCAGCGCCGCCGGCTTCCCCCTCACCGCGGCGGGCCCCAGGGCCGTGCCCAAGGGCCACAAGACCCCCATGGCCTACAGCCCCATGGAGGGCGGGGAGGGCCCCTTCATCGACACGGAGGACATCTCCCAGCTGCTGACGGACGTGGCTCGTTTCGCCGACGCGCTGGAGAACCTGCGGGACGTGGTGCTGCGGGATG ACCCCAAGGAGCCCCAGCGGCCGCTGGCCCACGAGTGCCTGGGCGAAACTCTGCGCATCCTGCGCCAGGTCATCAACAAGTACCCGCTGCTCAACACCCTGGAGACGCTGACGGCCGCCGGGACCCTCATCTCCAAAGTCAAGG GTTTCCATTACGAATCCAACAATGAGACGGACAAGCGGGAGTTCGAGAAGGCCGTGGAGACCATCGCGGTGTCCTTCAGCAGCAC CGTGTCCGAGTTCCTCATGGGGGAGGTGGACAGCAGCACCatcctctccatcccacccagcGACCAGAACCAG ACTATGGAGAGCCTCTACGGGGGGATCCCCGGGCCCGGAGGAGACGGCGTGCCTTCGGGCGTGGAGAGCTATGACACAG GTCGTCCTCCCGCAGAGGAAGTGGACGTGATGCTGCAGCGCTGCGAGGGGGGGGTAGATGCCGCCCTCCAGTACGCCAAAAACATCTCCAAGTACATGAAGGACCTCATTGGGTACCTGGAGAAAAGGACCACGCTGG agatgGAGTTTGCCAAAGGGCTTCAGAAGATGGCAAACAGCTGCAAGCAAACCATCAGCCAGGAG ACCAACATGCCCTTCCTGTCCATCTACCTGCTGGCCCTGGAGCAGGATATGGAGCACGGGACATCGGTTCTGCAGGCTGCCaacaccctgcagcaccaaaCCTTCCTCCAG CCGCTGACAGTGAGACGCCTTGAACACGAAAAACGGAGGAAGGAGATCAAGGAGCAGTGGCACCGGGCGCAGAGGAAACTG CAAGAGGCAGAGGTGAACCTGCGCAAGGCCAAGCAGATCTACATGCAGCGCAGCGAGGAGCACGACAAGGCCAAGTACATGGCGGTGAAAGCGGAAGAAGAGCAGCAGAACACCGCCAGCAGCATCACCACCAAGGCCCTGGACAAGAAGAGGCGGCTGGAAGAGGAAGCCAAGAACAAG GCGGAAGAGGCGATGGCCACCTACCGGACCTGTGTTGCGGATGCAAACACCCagaagcaggagctggaggacacGAAGGTGAACTCCTTGCGGCAGATCCACGAAGTGATCAAACAGAGCGACCAGGTCATGAAGCTG GCCACGATCTCCTTCTACCAGATCATGCACATGCAGACGGCTCCACTACCCGTCAACTTCCAGACACTGTGCGAGAGCAGCAAGCTCTACGACCCCGGGCAGCAATACGCCTCTCACGTCAAGCAGCTCCAGCGAGGGGATGAACCCGACATCCAGTACGACTTTGAGCCCTACGTGTCACACAACGCCTG gTCCCCCTTCACTCGCACACGGAAGGGCAGCTTCAACGCCAACGACTTCTCAACTAGCGGCGGCTCCGACGGGGCCGCGCTGCCCAAGGACGGGCCGGCGGcggaaggaggagcaggagccaaGGAGcagagcggggcggcggcggctgagcGGAGAG gtgGGAGGGGACACCAGGTCCACAAATCCTGGCCAACCTCCATTTCTGAAGCTGACGGCAGCCTGGATTCAAATGCAG GTGAATTCAGCCACAAGCTGCAGCGGCTGTCGTCCAACGGGACCATGTCCTCCAGCgaagagctggaggagaaggacgAGGCCACCACCCCCTTTGAGCAGA GCATCAACGGCATCACCCCAGAGATGACGGCTCCAACGGGGCCCTTCCGAAATGTCGGCTTGTCCAAGGCTGCCCAGACTCATCGGCTGAGGAAGCTCCGCACCCCTTCCAAGTGCCGGGAGTGCAACAGCTACGTTTACTTCCAGGGAGCAGAATGCGAGGAG TGCTACCTGGCCTGCCACAAGAAGTGTCTGGAGACCTTGGCCATCCAGTGTGGGCACAAGAAACTCCAAGGGAAGCTGCAGCTTTTCGGGCAAGACTTCACCAAGGCTTCTCAGAGCAGCTCAGACGGCATCCCCTTCATCATCAAGAAGTGCATTTCGGAGATCGAGAAGCGGGCGCTGAAAACCAAG gGCATCTACCGAGTTAACGGCGTCAAGACCCGGGTGGAGAAGCTTTGCCAGGCATTTGAGAATGGGAAAGAGCTGGTGGAGCTGTCCCAGGCCTCCCCTCACGATATCAGCAACGTCTTGAAGCTCTACCTGAGACAG CTGCCGGAGCCCATTATGCCCTTCCGCCTGTACAACGAGCTGATGGGCCTGGCCAAGGAGAGCTTACAGGGCAGCGAGGCCAAGGGCAAGAGCGGGAAGgggggccctgagctggtggaCAAAGGAGCTGACACGGACAAGGTGGTGGTGAACCTGGTGCTGAAGCTGAAGGAGCTGCTGAAGGAGCTTCCCTGGGAGAACATGGCCACGCTCCAGTACCTCCTGCAGCACCTGAGGAG gatCGTGGAAGTGGAGCAGGACAACAAGATGACCTCAAGCAACCTGGGCATCGTCTTTGGGCCAACACTGATGCGCCCAAGGCCCACAGACGCCACGATTTCCTTGTCCTCGCTGGTTGATTATCCCCACCAAGCTCGCATCATCGAGGCGCTCATCATCTTCTATTCGACCATCTTTGAGAACAAGGAGCCCACGGTGCCGGGGGCCGACCCCAAACACACCACCGAGAGCAAGGAGGAGGCAGCCAGCTGCTCCGACCTG GCCAACGCAGGCTCCCAGCCCGCAGCTCCTCCCGGCAGCGTCCCCTACCTAGAGCTGCCTTCGGAGAAGGGGAGTTTGAATTACAGCGCCGACTCCTTCGCAG AGTCCGGCGACCGCTCCATCGACTCCGACTCCGAGCTGGAGGACAGTGGGGAGCTGCTGGCCGCTGCGGATGGGGCCCCCCGAACCCAGCTCATGAAACAGGGGAGCGAGACCAGCACAGAGGAAGCTCAGTTCTGCGATGACGGCAGCGAGGGACGGCGGAGCCGGAGCTGCAGCGTGGGCCAGTCAGACGCGGAGGGCACCGCTCCccgctgctgcagccccccaggagaGGAGCAAAGTGACGCCGAAGAATATCCCGAGAGCCGCCTCCCCACCGCTGGCACGGACTACAACACAAACCAGTCCAACAACGCGTCCGGGCCTGTCGCTGCCCCGTGCCTGGCAGCCAGGAGCCGAGGCGGCCGCGAGTAG
- the ARHGAP45 gene encoding rho GTPase-activating protein 45 isoform X2: MLGRAAGRNSYSPYSAGRRRTGKTNSPKRSLDSLPHAPAVWLTDLSRKDCLEAPGASLGELPPTSSKLSTSPSAVGTLKRPTSLSRHASAAGFPLTAAGPRAVPKGHKTPMAYSPMEGGEGPFIDTEDISQLLTDVARFADALENLRDVVLRDDPKEPQRPLAHECLGETLRILRQVINKYPLLNTLETLTAAGTLISKVKGFHYESNNETDKREFEKAVETIAVSFSSTVSEFLMGEVDSSTILSIPPSDQNQTMESLYGGIPGPGGDGVPSGVESYDTGRPPAEEVDVMLQRCEGGVDAALQYAKNISKYMKDLIGYLEKRTTLEMEFAKGLQKMANSCKQTISQETNMPFLSIYLLALEQDMEHGTSVLQAANTLQHQTFLQPLTVRRLEHEKRRKEIKEQWHRAQRKLQEAEVNLRKAKQIYMQRSEEHDKAKYMAVKAEEEQQNTASSITTKALDKKRRLEEEAKNKAEEAMATYRTCVADANTQKQELEDTKVNSLRQIHEVIKQSDQVMKLATISFYQIMHMQTAPLPVNFQTLCESSKLYDPGQQYASHVKQLQRGDEPDIQSPFTRTRKGSFNANDFSTSGGSDGAALPKDGPAAEGGAGAKEQSGAAAAERRGGRGHQVHKSWPTSISEADGSLDSNAGEFSHKLQRLSSNGTMSSSEELEEKDEATTPFEQSINGITPEMTAPTGPFRNVGLSKAAQTHRLRKLRTPSKCRECNSYVYFQGAECEECYLACHKKCLETLAIQCGHKKLQGKLQLFGQDFTKASQSSSDGIPFIIKKCISEIEKRALKTKGIYRVNGVKTRVEKLCQAFENGKELVELSQASPHDISNVLKLYLRQLPEPIMPFRLYNELMGLAKESLQGSEAKGKSGKGGPELVDKGADTDKVVVNLVLKLKELLKELPWENMATLQYLLQHLRRIVEVEQDNKMTSSNLGIVFGPTLMRPRPTDATISLSSLVDYPHQARIIEALIIFYSTIFENKEPTVPGADPKHTTESKEEAASCSDLANAGSQPAAPPGSVPYLELPSEKGSLNYSADSFAESGDRSIDSDSELEDSGELLAAADGAPRTQLMKQGSETSTEEAQFCDDGSEGRRSRSCSVGQSDAEGTAPRCCSPPGEEQSDAEEYPESRLPTAGTDYNTNQSNNASGPVAAPCLAARSRGGRE, translated from the exons ATGCTCGGCCGGGCGGCTGGGAGGAACAGCTACAGCCCCTACTCGGCCGGGCGCCGCAGGACGGGTAAAACCAACTCGCCCAAACGCTCCCTGGACTCGCTGCCCCACGCGCCCGCGGTGTGGCTGACG GATCTGTCCCGCAAGGATTGTCTGGAGGCGCCCGGCGCCAGCCTGGGGGAGCTGCCCCCCACCAGCTCCAagctcagcaccagccccagcGCCGTGGGCACCCTCAAGCGCCCCACCAGCCTCAGCCGCCATGCCAGCGCCGCCGGCTTCCCCCTCACCGCGGCGGGCCCCAGGGCCGTGCCCAAGGGCCACAAGACCCCCATGGCCTACAGCCCCATGGAGGGCGGGGAGGGCCCCTTCATCGACACGGAGGACATCTCCCAGCTGCTGACGGACGTGGCTCGTTTCGCCGACGCGCTGGAGAACCTGCGGGACGTGGTGCTGCGGGATG ACCCCAAGGAGCCCCAGCGGCCGCTGGCCCACGAGTGCCTGGGCGAAACTCTGCGCATCCTGCGCCAGGTCATCAACAAGTACCCGCTGCTCAACACCCTGGAGACGCTGACGGCCGCCGGGACCCTCATCTCCAAAGTCAAGG GTTTCCATTACGAATCCAACAATGAGACGGACAAGCGGGAGTTCGAGAAGGCCGTGGAGACCATCGCGGTGTCCTTCAGCAGCAC CGTGTCCGAGTTCCTCATGGGGGAGGTGGACAGCAGCACCatcctctccatcccacccagcGACCAGAACCAG ACTATGGAGAGCCTCTACGGGGGGATCCCCGGGCCCGGAGGAGACGGCGTGCCTTCGGGCGTGGAGAGCTATGACACAG GTCGTCCTCCCGCAGAGGAAGTGGACGTGATGCTGCAGCGCTGCGAGGGGGGGGTAGATGCCGCCCTCCAGTACGCCAAAAACATCTCCAAGTACATGAAGGACCTCATTGGGTACCTGGAGAAAAGGACCACGCTGG agatgGAGTTTGCCAAAGGGCTTCAGAAGATGGCAAACAGCTGCAAGCAAACCATCAGCCAGGAG ACCAACATGCCCTTCCTGTCCATCTACCTGCTGGCCCTGGAGCAGGATATGGAGCACGGGACATCGGTTCTGCAGGCTGCCaacaccctgcagcaccaaaCCTTCCTCCAG CCGCTGACAGTGAGACGCCTTGAACACGAAAAACGGAGGAAGGAGATCAAGGAGCAGTGGCACCGGGCGCAGAGGAAACTG CAAGAGGCAGAGGTGAACCTGCGCAAGGCCAAGCAGATCTACATGCAGCGCAGCGAGGAGCACGACAAGGCCAAGTACATGGCGGTGAAAGCGGAAGAAGAGCAGCAGAACACCGCCAGCAGCATCACCACCAAGGCCCTGGACAAGAAGAGGCGGCTGGAAGAGGAAGCCAAGAACAAG GCGGAAGAGGCGATGGCCACCTACCGGACCTGTGTTGCGGATGCAAACACCCagaagcaggagctggaggacacGAAGGTGAACTCCTTGCGGCAGATCCACGAAGTGATCAAACAGAGCGACCAGGTCATGAAGCTG GCCACGATCTCCTTCTACCAGATCATGCACATGCAGACGGCTCCACTACCCGTCAACTTCCAGACACTGTGCGAGAGCAGCAAGCTCTACGACCCCGGGCAGCAATACGCCTCTCACGTCAAGCAGCTCCAGCGAGGGGATGAACCCGACATCCA gTCCCCCTTCACTCGCACACGGAAGGGCAGCTTCAACGCCAACGACTTCTCAACTAGCGGCGGCTCCGACGGGGCCGCGCTGCCCAAGGACGGGCCGGCGGcggaaggaggagcaggagccaaGGAGcagagcggggcggcggcggctgagcGGAGAG gtgGGAGGGGACACCAGGTCCACAAATCCTGGCCAACCTCCATTTCTGAAGCTGACGGCAGCCTGGATTCAAATGCAG GTGAATTCAGCCACAAGCTGCAGCGGCTGTCGTCCAACGGGACCATGTCCTCCAGCgaagagctggaggagaaggacgAGGCCACCACCCCCTTTGAGCAGA GCATCAACGGCATCACCCCAGAGATGACGGCTCCAACGGGGCCCTTCCGAAATGTCGGCTTGTCCAAGGCTGCCCAGACTCATCGGCTGAGGAAGCTCCGCACCCCTTCCAAGTGCCGGGAGTGCAACAGCTACGTTTACTTCCAGGGAGCAGAATGCGAGGAG TGCTACCTGGCCTGCCACAAGAAGTGTCTGGAGACCTTGGCCATCCAGTGTGGGCACAAGAAACTCCAAGGGAAGCTGCAGCTTTTCGGGCAAGACTTCACCAAGGCTTCTCAGAGCAGCTCAGACGGCATCCCCTTCATCATCAAGAAGTGCATTTCGGAGATCGAGAAGCGGGCGCTGAAAACCAAG gGCATCTACCGAGTTAACGGCGTCAAGACCCGGGTGGAGAAGCTTTGCCAGGCATTTGAGAATGGGAAAGAGCTGGTGGAGCTGTCCCAGGCCTCCCCTCACGATATCAGCAACGTCTTGAAGCTCTACCTGAGACAG CTGCCGGAGCCCATTATGCCCTTCCGCCTGTACAACGAGCTGATGGGCCTGGCCAAGGAGAGCTTACAGGGCAGCGAGGCCAAGGGCAAGAGCGGGAAGgggggccctgagctggtggaCAAAGGAGCTGACACGGACAAGGTGGTGGTGAACCTGGTGCTGAAGCTGAAGGAGCTGCTGAAGGAGCTTCCCTGGGAGAACATGGCCACGCTCCAGTACCTCCTGCAGCACCTGAGGAG gatCGTGGAAGTGGAGCAGGACAACAAGATGACCTCAAGCAACCTGGGCATCGTCTTTGGGCCAACACTGATGCGCCCAAGGCCCACAGACGCCACGATTTCCTTGTCCTCGCTGGTTGATTATCCCCACCAAGCTCGCATCATCGAGGCGCTCATCATCTTCTATTCGACCATCTTTGAGAACAAGGAGCCCACGGTGCCGGGGGCCGACCCCAAACACACCACCGAGAGCAAGGAGGAGGCAGCCAGCTGCTCCGACCTG GCCAACGCAGGCTCCCAGCCCGCAGCTCCTCCCGGCAGCGTCCCCTACCTAGAGCTGCCTTCGGAGAAGGGGAGTTTGAATTACAGCGCCGACTCCTTCGCAG AGTCCGGCGACCGCTCCATCGACTCCGACTCCGAGCTGGAGGACAGTGGGGAGCTGCTGGCCGCTGCGGATGGGGCCCCCCGAACCCAGCTCATGAAACAGGGGAGCGAGACCAGCACAGAGGAAGCTCAGTTCTGCGATGACGGCAGCGAGGGACGGCGGAGCCGGAGCTGCAGCGTGGGCCAGTCAGACGCGGAGGGCACCGCTCCccgctgctgcagccccccaggagaGGAGCAAAGTGACGCCGAAGAATATCCCGAGAGCCGCCTCCCCACCGCTGGCACGGACTACAACACAAACCAGTCCAACAACGCGTCCGGGCCTGTCGCTGCCCCGTGCCTGGCAGCCAGGAGCCGAGGCGGCCGCGAGTAG
- the ARHGAP45 gene encoding rho GTPase-activating protein 45 isoform X1 — MLGRAAGRNSYSPYSAGRRRTGKTNSPKRSLDSLPHAPAVWLTDLSRKDCLEAPGASLGELPPTSSKLSTSPSAVGTLKRPTSLSRHASAAGFPLTAAGPRAVPKGHKTPMAYSPMEGGEGPFIDTEDISQLLTDVARFADALENLRDVVLRDDPKEPQRPLAHECLGETLRILRQVINKYPLLNTLETLTAAGTLISKVKGFHYESNNETDKREFEKAVETIAVSFSSTVSEFLMGEVDSSTILSIPPSDQNQTMESLYGGIPGPGGDGVPSGVESYDTGRPPAEEVDVMLQRCEGGVDAALQYAKNISKYMKDLIGYLEKRTTLEMEFAKGLQKMANSCKQTISQETNMPFLSIYLLALEQDMEHGTSVLQAANTLQHQTFLQPLTVRRLEHEKRRKEIKEQWHRAQRKLQEAEVNLRKAKQIYMQRSEEHDKAKYMAVKAEEEQQNTASSITTKALDKKRRLEEEAKNKAEEAMATYRTCVADANTQKQELEDTKVNSLRQIHEVIKQSDQVMKLATISFYQIMHMQTAPLPVNFQTLCESSKLYDPGQQYASHVKQLQRGDEPDIQYDFEPYVSHNAWSPFTRTRKGSFNANDFSTSGGSDGAALPKDGPAAEGGAGAKEQSGAAAAERRGGRGHQVHKSWPTSISEADGSLDSNAGEFSHKLQRLSSNGTMSSSEELEEKDEATTPFEQSINGITPEMTAPTGPFRNVGLSKAAQTHRLRKLRTPSKCRECNSYVYFQGAECEECYLACHKKCLETLAIQCGHKKLQGKLQLFGQDFTKASQSSSDGIPFIIKKCISEIEKRALKTKGIYRVNGVKTRVEKLCQAFENGKELVELSQASPHDISNVLKLYLRQLPEPIMPFRLYNELMGLAKESLQGSEAKGKSGKGGPELVDKGADTDKVVVNLVLKLKELLKELPWENMATLQYLLQHLRRIVEVEQDNKMTSSNLGIVFGPTLMRPRPTDATISLSSLVDYPHQARIIEALIIFYSTIFENKEPTVPGADPKHTTESKEEAASCSDLANAGSQPAAPPGSVPYLELPSEKGSLNYSADSFAESGDRSIDSDSELEDSGELLAAADGAPRTQLMKQGSETSTEEAQFCDDGSEGRRSRSCSVGQSDAEGTAPRCCSPPGEEQSDAEEYPESRLPTAGTDYNTNQSNNASGPVAAPCLAARSRGGRE; from the exons ATGCTCGGCCGGGCGGCTGGGAGGAACAGCTACAGCCCCTACTCGGCCGGGCGCCGCAGGACGGGTAAAACCAACTCGCCCAAACGCTCCCTGGACTCGCTGCCCCACGCGCCCGCGGTGTGGCTGACG GATCTGTCCCGCAAGGATTGTCTGGAGGCGCCCGGCGCCAGCCTGGGGGAGCTGCCCCCCACCAGCTCCAagctcagcaccagccccagcGCCGTGGGCACCCTCAAGCGCCCCACCAGCCTCAGCCGCCATGCCAGCGCCGCCGGCTTCCCCCTCACCGCGGCGGGCCCCAGGGCCGTGCCCAAGGGCCACAAGACCCCCATGGCCTACAGCCCCATGGAGGGCGGGGAGGGCCCCTTCATCGACACGGAGGACATCTCCCAGCTGCTGACGGACGTGGCTCGTTTCGCCGACGCGCTGGAGAACCTGCGGGACGTGGTGCTGCGGGATG ACCCCAAGGAGCCCCAGCGGCCGCTGGCCCACGAGTGCCTGGGCGAAACTCTGCGCATCCTGCGCCAGGTCATCAACAAGTACCCGCTGCTCAACACCCTGGAGACGCTGACGGCCGCCGGGACCCTCATCTCCAAAGTCAAGG GTTTCCATTACGAATCCAACAATGAGACGGACAAGCGGGAGTTCGAGAAGGCCGTGGAGACCATCGCGGTGTCCTTCAGCAGCAC CGTGTCCGAGTTCCTCATGGGGGAGGTGGACAGCAGCACCatcctctccatcccacccagcGACCAGAACCAG ACTATGGAGAGCCTCTACGGGGGGATCCCCGGGCCCGGAGGAGACGGCGTGCCTTCGGGCGTGGAGAGCTATGACACAG GTCGTCCTCCCGCAGAGGAAGTGGACGTGATGCTGCAGCGCTGCGAGGGGGGGGTAGATGCCGCCCTCCAGTACGCCAAAAACATCTCCAAGTACATGAAGGACCTCATTGGGTACCTGGAGAAAAGGACCACGCTGG agatgGAGTTTGCCAAAGGGCTTCAGAAGATGGCAAACAGCTGCAAGCAAACCATCAGCCAGGAG ACCAACATGCCCTTCCTGTCCATCTACCTGCTGGCCCTGGAGCAGGATATGGAGCACGGGACATCGGTTCTGCAGGCTGCCaacaccctgcagcaccaaaCCTTCCTCCAG CCGCTGACAGTGAGACGCCTTGAACACGAAAAACGGAGGAAGGAGATCAAGGAGCAGTGGCACCGGGCGCAGAGGAAACTG CAAGAGGCAGAGGTGAACCTGCGCAAGGCCAAGCAGATCTACATGCAGCGCAGCGAGGAGCACGACAAGGCCAAGTACATGGCGGTGAAAGCGGAAGAAGAGCAGCAGAACACCGCCAGCAGCATCACCACCAAGGCCCTGGACAAGAAGAGGCGGCTGGAAGAGGAAGCCAAGAACAAG GCGGAAGAGGCGATGGCCACCTACCGGACCTGTGTTGCGGATGCAAACACCCagaagcaggagctggaggacacGAAGGTGAACTCCTTGCGGCAGATCCACGAAGTGATCAAACAGAGCGACCAGGTCATGAAGCTG GCCACGATCTCCTTCTACCAGATCATGCACATGCAGACGGCTCCACTACCCGTCAACTTCCAGACACTGTGCGAGAGCAGCAAGCTCTACGACCCCGGGCAGCAATACGCCTCTCACGTCAAGCAGCTCCAGCGAGGGGATGAACCCGACATCCAGTACGACTTTGAGCCCTACGTGTCACACAACGCCTG gTCCCCCTTCACTCGCACACGGAAGGGCAGCTTCAACGCCAACGACTTCTCAACTAGCGGCGGCTCCGACGGGGCCGCGCTGCCCAAGGACGGGCCGGCGGcggaaggaggagcaggagccaaGGAGcagagcggggcggcggcggctgagcGGAGAG gtgGGAGGGGACACCAGGTCCACAAATCCTGGCCAACCTCCATTTCTGAAGCTGACGGCAGCCTGGATTCAAATGCAG GTGAATTCAGCCACAAGCTGCAGCGGCTGTCGTCCAACGGGACCATGTCCTCCAGCgaagagctggaggagaaggacgAGGCCACCACCCCCTTTGAGCAGA GCATCAACGGCATCACCCCAGAGATGACGGCTCCAACGGGGCCCTTCCGAAATGTCGGCTTGTCCAAGGCTGCCCAGACTCATCGGCTGAGGAAGCTCCGCACCCCTTCCAAGTGCCGGGAGTGCAACAGCTACGTTTACTTCCAGGGAGCAGAATGCGAGGAG TGCTACCTGGCCTGCCACAAGAAGTGTCTGGAGACCTTGGCCATCCAGTGTGGGCACAAGAAACTCCAAGGGAAGCTGCAGCTTTTCGGGCAAGACTTCACCAAGGCTTCTCAGAGCAGCTCAGACGGCATCCCCTTCATCATCAAGAAGTGCATTTCGGAGATCGAGAAGCGGGCGCTGAAAACCAAG gGCATCTACCGAGTTAACGGCGTCAAGACCCGGGTGGAGAAGCTTTGCCAGGCATTTGAGAATGGGAAAGAGCTGGTGGAGCTGTCCCAGGCCTCCCCTCACGATATCAGCAACGTCTTGAAGCTCTACCTGAGACAG CTGCCGGAGCCCATTATGCCCTTCCGCCTGTACAACGAGCTGATGGGCCTGGCCAAGGAGAGCTTACAGGGCAGCGAGGCCAAGGGCAAGAGCGGGAAGgggggccctgagctggtggaCAAAGGAGCTGACACGGACAAGGTGGTGGTGAACCTGGTGCTGAAGCTGAAGGAGCTGCTGAAGGAGCTTCCCTGGGAGAACATGGCCACGCTCCAGTACCTCCTGCAGCACCTGAGGAG gatCGTGGAAGTGGAGCAGGACAACAAGATGACCTCAAGCAACCTGGGCATCGTCTTTGGGCCAACACTGATGCGCCCAAGGCCCACAGACGCCACGATTTCCTTGTCCTCGCTGGTTGATTATCCCCACCAAGCTCGCATCATCGAGGCGCTCATCATCTTCTATTCGACCATCTTTGAGAACAAGGAGCCCACGGTGCCGGGGGCCGACCCCAAACACACCACCGAGAGCAAGGAGGAGGCAGCCAGCTGCTCCGACCTG GCCAACGCAGGCTCCCAGCCCGCAGCTCCTCCCGGCAGCGTCCCCTACCTAGAGCTGCCTTCGGAGAAGGGGAGTTTGAATTACAGCGCCGACTCCTTCGCAG AGTCCGGCGACCGCTCCATCGACTCCGACTCCGAGCTGGAGGACAGTGGGGAGCTGCTGGCCGCTGCGGATGGGGCCCCCCGAACCCAGCTCATGAAACAGGGGAGCGAGACCAGCACAGAGGAAGCTCAGTTCTGCGATGACGGCAGCGAGGGACGGCGGAGCCGGAGCTGCAGCGTGGGCCAGTCAGACGCGGAGGGCACCGCTCCccgctgctgcagccccccaggagaGGAGCAAAGTGACGCCGAAGAATATCCCGAGAGCCGCCTCCCCACCGCTGGCACGGACTACAACACAAACCAGTCCAACAACGCGTCCGGGCCTGTCGCTGCCCCGTGCCTGGCAGCCAGGAGCCGAGGCGGCCGCGAGTAG